In one window of Vibrio sp. JC009 DNA:
- the greB gene encoding transcription elongation factor GreB, giving the protein MKTNLITREGYEKLKNELNFLWKEERPEVTKKVTWAASLGDRSENADYQYNKKRLREIDRRVRYLRKRLEQVTVVDYSPQQEGKVFFGAWVEIENEAGDTMSFRIVGPDEIYGDAKGYISIDSPMARAILKKEVDDEFTVRTPEGEKEWFVNEIRYK; this is encoded by the coding sequence ATGAAAACAAATCTGATTACCCGCGAAGGCTACGAAAAATTAAAAAATGAGCTCAATTTCCTGTGGAAAGAGGAGCGGCCAGAAGTAACGAAAAAAGTCACCTGGGCAGCCAGCTTAGGCGACAGGAGTGAAAACGCTGACTACCAGTACAACAAGAAAAGGCTCAGAGAGATAGACCGCCGGGTGCGCTATCTCAGAAAGCGTCTTGAGCAGGTCACGGTTGTCGACTATTCACCACAGCAGGAAGGCAAAGTATTTTTCGGGGCCTGGGTAGAGATCGAAAATGAAGCGGGCGATACCATGTCTTTTCGCATCGTGGGGCCGGATGAGATTTACGGTGATGCTAAGGGATATATCTCTATCGACTCACCTATGGCCAGAGCGATTCTGAAAAAAGAAGTGGATGATGAGTTTACGGTTCGCACTCCGGAGGGGGAGAAGGAGTGGTTTGTGAATGAGATTAGGTATAAATAA
- the ompR gene encoding two-component system response regulator OmpR has translation MQENYKILVVDDDARLRSLLERYLSEQGFQVRSVANSEQMDRLLTRENFHLMVLDLMLPGEDGLSICRRLRSVENMIPILMLTAKGDEIDRIVGLEVGADDYLPKPFNPRELLARIKAVLRRQVIEAPGAPSAEESIVEFGEFRLNLGTREMFRGEEAMTLTSGEFAVLKALVTNAREPMSRDKLMNMARGREYSAMERSIDVQISRLRRMVEEDPGKPRYIQTVWGLGYVFVPDGKSA, from the coding sequence ATGCAAGAGAATTATAAAATTCTGGTTGTCGACGATGACGCTAGATTACGTTCTTTACTGGAACGTTATCTGTCTGAACAAGGGTTTCAGGTTCGTAGTGTAGCAAATAGTGAGCAGATGGATCGCTTATTAACACGCGAAAATTTCCATTTGATGGTATTAGATTTGATGCTGCCCGGCGAAGATGGTCTTTCTATCTGTCGTCGCCTGAGAAGCGTGGAAAACATGATACCTATTTTAATGTTAACGGCGAAAGGTGACGAAATAGACCGGATTGTGGGTCTTGAGGTGGGGGCTGATGATTATCTGCCTAAACCGTTTAATCCGCGCGAACTGCTGGCCAGGATTAAAGCTGTGCTGAGAAGACAGGTGATTGAAGCGCCTGGCGCGCCAAGTGCTGAAGAGTCCATCGTTGAGTTTGGTGAGTTCAGGCTTAACCTTGGTACCCGGGAGATGTTCAGGGGCGAAGAGGCAATGACGCTGACTTCCGGTGAGTTTGCGGTTCTGAAGGCGCTGGTGACCAATGCCAGAGAGCCTATGTCCAGAGACAAGCTGATGAATATGGCCCGTGGGCGTGAGTACTCTGCGATGGAGCGTTCCATTGATGTGCAGATCTCCAGATTACGCCGTATGGTGGAGGAAGATCCGGGTAAACCCCGCTATATTCAAACAGTATGGGGACTTGGATATGTCTTTGTACCTGACGGAAAGAGTGCCTAA
- the envZ gene encoding two-component system sensor histidine kinase EnvZ gives MRIRSSRTQAILLFAIVLIASQIFSYYAVFNYALLPSLQQFNKIVAHEVNLMLDDAAEAEQNIVSLETPVRRQLLEKLGVTVHQVSEPVLEEFNSATAVEFLSADMSRELDTQAEVRIILASESYVLWVKLEELPDSLLRIPLSELQEDDFVPLFRNSLLMALMIIVGGWMFIRMQNRPLMALEKAALRVGRGETPPPLPEKGTAEIKAVTQAFNKMSKGIQQLEEDRALLMAGISHDLRTPLTRIRLATEMMSKEDSYLAESMIEDTEECNQIISQFMDYLKPIKTDSFEVVNLNSLANGLANAESTDGLDIEVNTDPSLENISANAIAVKRAVSNLVVNARRYGNGWCRISTGMTANRKMAWISVEDNGPGIEEGQMGNLFEPFTRGDTARASEGTGLGLAIVQRIIAQHEGSISVNNRTEGGLKIQLSFAVGFTPKS, from the coding sequence ATGCGGATTCGCAGTTCACGAACTCAGGCCATATTACTGTTTGCTATCGTTCTGATTGCCAGCCAGATTTTTTCTTACTACGCGGTATTTAATTACGCGCTTCTCCCCAGTCTGCAGCAGTTTAATAAGATTGTTGCCCATGAAGTCAATTTGATGCTGGATGATGCCGCTGAGGCTGAGCAGAATATTGTCTCGCTTGAAACACCGGTCAGGCGTCAGTTGCTGGAAAAGCTTGGTGTGACGGTTCACCAGGTCAGCGAACCTGTACTTGAAGAGTTTAACAGCGCAACCGCTGTGGAGTTTCTTAGTGCGGATATGAGCCGGGAGCTTGATACTCAGGCTGAGGTGAGGATTATCCTGGCTTCAGAAAGTTATGTGCTCTGGGTGAAACTGGAGGAGCTTCCCGACAGCCTGCTGCGGATCCCGCTTTCTGAACTGCAGGAAGATGACTTTGTACCTCTGTTCAGGAATAGCCTGCTAATGGCACTGATGATTATTGTCGGTGGCTGGATGTTTATCCGTATGCAAAACCGGCCCCTAATGGCTCTGGAAAAAGCTGCGCTCAGAGTTGGACGGGGAGAAACGCCGCCGCCACTGCCCGAAAAGGGCACCGCCGAGATAAAGGCGGTGACTCAGGCTTTCAATAAAATGTCTAAGGGCATTCAGCAACTGGAAGAGGACAGAGCCTTGTTAATGGCCGGGATAAGCCATGATTTGAGAACGCCGCTAACCCGTATCCGGCTGGCAACTGAGATGATGTCGAAGGAAGACAGCTATCTGGCAGAAAGCATGATTGAGGACACAGAGGAGTGTAATCAGATTATCAGCCAGTTTATGGACTACCTGAAACCGATAAAGACAGACTCCTTTGAAGTGGTTAACCTTAACTCCCTGGCTAACGGGCTGGCGAATGCAGAATCCACAGACGGATTAGATATTGAGGTCAATACCGATCCTTCGCTGGAGAATATCTCAGCCAATGCCATCGCTGTTAAACGTGCTGTAAGTAATCTGGTGGTTAATGCCCGGCGCTACGGGAACGGCTGGTGCAGGATATCCACCGGGATGACGGCAAACAGAAAAATGGCCTGGATATCGGTGGAAGATAATGGCCCCGGTATTGAAGAAGGGCAGATGGGCAATCTGTTTGAACCCTTTACCCGCGGTGATACCGCCAGAGCCAGTGAAGGGACCGGACTTGGGCTCGCCATTGTGCAGAGGATTATCGCACAGCATGAAGGTTCGATTTCGGTGAATAACCGGACTGAAGGGGGGCTTAAGATCCAGTTGAGTTTTGCTGTTGGTTTTACCCCTAAGTCTTAG
- the recG gene encoding ATP-dependent DNA helicase RecG, with the protein MSQLLSAVPITSLSGVGAKMAEKLAKIGLNSVQDLLFHLPLRYEDRTRVYPMARLHPGLWGAVQGKVMNVDTIFGRRKMLTVKISDGNGTITLRFFNFTAGMKNNFAEGKLVHAYGEIKRGSYGLEIIHPDYKFFAPAQKPETENNLTPVYPTTDGLRQNTLRNLTDQALELLDKAAVQELLPEGLYNNQLTLGQALHTIHRPPPSINIEEFDEGKHPAQRRLIIEELLAQNLSMLAIRSKGQKDTALPLPKVSALKNQLLGQLPFSPTNAQARVVGEIETDLAKPHPMMRLVQGDVGSGKTLVAALSALRAIEHGYQVALMAPTELLAEQHAVNFANWLEPMGIQVGWLAGKLKGKAKDTELSRIASGEAKMVVGTHALFQEHVNFHHLALVIIDEQHRFGVHQRLKLREKGEAQGAFPHQLIMTATPIPRTLAMTAYADLETSVIDELPPGRTPITTVAIPDTKRNDVIERVRNACLNEGKQAYWVCTLIDESEVLEAQAAADTAEELQRQLPELKIGLVHGRMKPAEKQEVMQQFKGNKLHLLVATTVIEVGVDVPNSSLMIIENPERLGLAQLHQLRGRVGRGSVASHCVLLYHSPLSKTAQKRLGVLRESNDGFVIAQRDLEIRGPGELLGTKQTGVADFKIADLVRDQRLIPEVQRIARHLHDNYPKNSQAIIERWLGNRDVYSNA; encoded by the coding sequence ATGTCCCAGTTACTTTCTGCTGTACCTATTACCTCCCTTTCCGGTGTCGGTGCCAAGATGGCGGAAAAACTGGCGAAAATAGGGCTAAATAGCGTTCAGGATCTGCTGTTTCATCTTCCGCTTCGTTATGAAGACCGTACTCGCGTTTATCCTATGGCCAGGCTGCATCCAGGGCTTTGGGGAGCGGTTCAGGGGAAGGTGATGAACGTGGACACTATTTTTGGCCGGAGGAAGATGCTGACGGTTAAGATTAGTGACGGTAATGGCACTATCACGCTACGCTTCTTTAACTTTACCGCGGGCATGAAGAATAACTTTGCTGAAGGTAAGTTAGTGCACGCTTACGGTGAGATAAAGCGAGGCAGCTATGGACTGGAAATTATCCACCCTGACTATAAGTTTTTCGCACCAGCACAGAAACCAGAAACCGAAAATAACCTGACTCCGGTTTACCCCACCACAGATGGCCTCAGGCAAAACACCCTGAGAAACCTGACTGACCAGGCTCTGGAATTACTTGATAAAGCCGCTGTTCAGGAGTTATTGCCTGAAGGACTTTATAATAATCAGCTGACTTTAGGGCAGGCATTACACACCATTCACAGGCCTCCGCCATCCATCAATATTGAAGAGTTTGATGAAGGCAAGCATCCGGCACAAAGGCGTTTAATCATTGAAGAGCTGCTGGCTCAGAATCTTTCTATGCTGGCTATCCGGAGCAAAGGTCAGAAGGATACCGCCCTTCCGCTGCCTAAAGTTTCCGCCCTGAAAAATCAGTTACTTGGTCAGCTTCCCTTCTCTCCGACAAATGCTCAGGCCAGAGTTGTGGGAGAGATAGAGACAGACTTAGCTAAGCCCCATCCTATGATGCGTCTGGTGCAGGGAGATGTTGGCTCAGGTAAAACTCTGGTTGCCGCCCTGTCTGCTCTCAGAGCCATTGAGCACGGTTATCAGGTTGCCCTGATGGCGCCAACTGAACTACTTGCAGAGCAGCACGCGGTTAACTTTGCTAACTGGCTTGAACCAATGGGAATTCAGGTGGGCTGGCTGGCGGGTAAGCTAAAAGGCAAAGCGAAGGATACTGAGCTTAGCCGCATTGCCAGTGGTGAAGCTAAGATGGTAGTGGGTACTCACGCACTGTTTCAGGAGCATGTGAACTTTCATCATCTTGCTCTGGTAATTATTGATGAGCAGCACAGATTTGGTGTCCACCAGCGGCTGAAACTTCGTGAAAAGGGAGAAGCTCAGGGTGCCTTCCCGCATCAGTTAATTATGACTGCGACGCCGATTCCAAGAACCTTAGCTATGACCGCTTATGCCGATCTGGAAACCTCGGTGATTGATGAACTACCACCGGGAAGAACGCCTATTACCACGGTCGCTATTCCGGATACCAAGCGAAACGATGTCATTGAGCGGGTTCGTAACGCCTGCCTGAATGAAGGTAAACAGGCTTACTGGGTTTGCACTCTGATAGATGAATCGGAAGTACTGGAAGCTCAGGCGGCGGCAGATACGGCAGAAGAGCTGCAAAGGCAGTTGCCAGAGTTAAAAATAGGTCTGGTTCACGGCAGGATGAAACCAGCAGAGAAGCAGGAAGTGATGCAGCAGTTTAAAGGCAATAAACTGCATCTTCTGGTTGCCACCACAGTAATTGAAGTAGGCGTAGATGTTCCTAATTCCAGCCTGATGATTATTGAAAACCCGGAAAGGCTAGGGCTTGCTCAGCTGCATCAGCTCAGAGGCAGGGTTGGACGGGGCTCGGTAGCCAGCCACTGTGTACTGCTTTATCACTCACCACTTTCCAAAACGGCGCAAAAACGACTTGGTGTACTGCGTGAAAGTAACGACGGCTTTGTGATTGCCCAGCGGGACTTGGAAATCCGTGGGCCGGGTGAACTACTGGGAACCAAACAGACTGGTGTCGCTGATTTTAAAATTGCTGACTTAGTCAGAGATCAGCGCCTGATCCCGGAAGTTCAGCGCATAGCGCGCCACCTTCATGACAATTACCCAAAGAACTCACAGGCAATTATAGAACGCTGGCTGGGGAACCGGGATGTTTATTCAAATGCCTAA
- the trmH gene encoding tRNA (guanosine(18)-2'-O)-methyltransferase TrmH, whose product MNLERYQRIQTVLKARQPDLTLCLEEVHKPNNVSAVIRTADAAGVHKIHAVWPDEKMRTLSHTSAGARNWVEVDTHESTEAAIQTLKSQGMQVLATNLSDTAVDFREIDYTKPTAIILGGEKHGISQKALGLADQDIIIPMVGMVQSLNVSVASALILFEAQRQRELAGMYNREKSALPEETIHRILFERGHPVLAKVAKRKGMAYPPLDDEGQIVADEEWWKEMQRK is encoded by the coding sequence ATGAATCTCGAACGTTATCAACGCATTCAAACCGTACTTAAAGCCCGCCAGCCTGACCTGACCCTGTGTCTGGAAGAAGTGCATAAGCCCAACAACGTATCCGCCGTGATCCGCACCGCAGATGCAGCAGGCGTACACAAAATCCACGCTGTCTGGCCGGATGAAAAAATGCGCACCCTGAGCCACACCTCAGCCGGAGCACGTAACTGGGTTGAAGTGGATACACATGAAAGTACTGAAGCGGCAATACAGACGCTTAAATCTCAGGGCATGCAGGTACTGGCAACCAACCTGTCTGATACTGCGGTAGACTTCCGGGAAATCGACTACACCAAGCCGACTGCGATCATCCTTGGCGGTGAAAAACACGGTATCTCCCAAAAAGCTCTCGGGCTTGCTGATCAGGATATTATCATCCCTATGGTCGGTATGGTTCAGTCACTAAACGTCTCCGTTGCCAGCGCACTTATCCTGTTTGAAGCCCAGCGCCAAAGAGAACTGGCGGGTATGTACAACCGTGAAAAGTCTGCGCTACCGGAAGAAACCATCCACCGCATTTTGTTTGAACGGGGACATCCTGTTCTGGCGAAAGTTGCCAAGCGTAAGGGGATGGCTTATCCACCGCTGGATGATGAAGGGCAGATTGTGGCGGATGAGGAATGGTGGAAGGAGATGCAGAGGAAATAG
- the spoT gene encoding bifunctional GTP diphosphokinase/guanosine-3',5'-bis pyrophosphate 3'-pyrophosphohydrolase: MYLFDSLKDVAQEYLTEPQLEALRQSYVVAKEAHEGQTRSSGEPYIIHPVAVARILAEMRLDVETLMAALLHDVIEDTEVSKEDLAGQFGDTVAELVDGVSKLDKLKFRDRKEAQAENFRKMVLAMVQDIRVILIKLSDRTHNMRTLGALRPDKRRRIARETLEIYAPLAHRLGIHNIKTELEELGFEALYPNRYRVLKEVVRSARGNRKEMIQRIHSELEGRLEEVGLAARVIGREKNLFSIYNKMKTKEQRFHTIMDIYAFRVIVEDADTCYRVLGQVHNLYKPRPGRMKDYIAVPKANGYQSLHTSMVGPHGVPVEVQIRTEDMDQMADKGVAAHWSYKAGGDRKGTTAQVKAQRWMQSLVELQQSAGSSFEFIENVKSDLFPDEIFVFTPKGRIVELPAGATAVDFAYAVHTDVGNTCVGARVDRQPYPLSKALKNGQAIEIISAPGARPNAAWLNYVVTSRARTKIRQVLKTMRREESVALGRRLLNHALGRHSIDTIYPENIEHVLNDLKMDSVDDMLAAIGLGELMSIVIARRLLGDADELTETSSIPPTSSKKLSIKGADGILLTYAKCCHPIPGDHIIAHVSPGRGLVVHREVCSNVRGYQKEPDKYMGVEWSDEHEQEFISELQIDMHNRQGALAELTNVISRTGSNIHGIATEEKDGRLYTITIALTTKDRVHLAGIMKKIRVMPHALKVRRRRP, from the coding sequence TTGTATCTATTCGATAGTCTCAAAGACGTTGCCCAGGAATACCTAACAGAGCCTCAATTAGAGGCTCTGCGTCAATCTTATGTGGTAGCAAAGGAAGCTCACGAGGGACAGACACGTTCCAGCGGCGAGCCTTATATTATTCACCCGGTCGCTGTTGCCCGAATCCTCGCAGAAATGCGTCTGGATGTGGAAACACTGATGGCCGCCCTTCTTCACGATGTCATCGAAGACACCGAAGTCTCCAAAGAAGACCTTGCCGGACAGTTCGGCGATACGGTTGCAGAGCTGGTTGATGGCGTTTCCAAGCTGGATAAGCTGAAGTTCCGCGACAGAAAAGAAGCGCAGGCTGAAAACTTCCGCAAAATGGTTCTGGCCATGGTGCAGGATATCCGCGTGATTCTTATCAAGCTCTCGGACCGCACGCACAACATGCGTACGCTTGGTGCTCTGCGCCCGGATAAGCGACGCCGTATCGCGCGTGAAACGCTGGAAATCTATGCTCCGCTGGCTCACCGTCTAGGTATCCACAATATCAAGACCGAACTGGAAGAGCTGGGCTTTGAAGCGCTTTACCCGAACCGTTATCGCGTACTGAAGGAAGTGGTTCGTTCCGCTCGCGGTAACCGTAAAGAGATGATTCAGCGTATTCACTCTGAGCTTGAAGGCCGTCTTGAAGAAGTAGGTCTGGCAGCCAGAGTGATTGGCAGAGAGAAAAACCTTTTCTCCATCTACAACAAGATGAAGACCAAGGAACAGCGCTTCCATACCATTATGGATATCTATGCGTTCCGGGTTATTGTTGAAGATGCCGACACCTGCTACCGCGTGCTTGGACAGGTGCATAACCTGTACAAACCACGTCCTGGCCGGATGAAAGACTATATCGCGGTACCGAAAGCCAACGGCTATCAATCTTTGCATACTTCCATGGTTGGCCCTCACGGTGTTCCGGTGGAAGTGCAGATCCGTACTGAAGATATGGATCAGATGGCGGACAAAGGTGTTGCAGCACACTGGTCTTATAAAGCCGGCGGTGACCGTAAAGGCACAACCGCTCAGGTTAAAGCCCAGCGCTGGATGCAGAGCCTTGTTGAACTTCAGCAAAGTGCCGGCAGCTCATTTGAGTTTATCGAAAACGTTAAGTCTGATCTGTTCCCGGATGAGATTTTTGTATTCACACCGAAAGGCCGGATTGTTGAGCTGCCTGCTGGCGCAACAGCGGTAGACTTCGCCTACGCCGTACACACAGATGTGGGTAACACCTGTGTGGGTGCAAGAGTTGATCGTCAGCCTTACCCGCTAAGTAAAGCGCTGAAAAACGGTCAGGCCATTGAGATTATCAGTGCACCAGGTGCCCGCCCGAATGCGGCATGGCTGAACTATGTGGTGACTTCCCGTGCCCGCACTAAGATACGTCAGGTTCTGAAAACCATGCGCCGCGAAGAGTCCGTGGCTCTGGGCCGCAGGCTTCTGAACCACGCACTTGGCAGACACTCCATCGATACCATCTATCCGGAAAATATCGAGCATGTACTTAACGATCTGAAGATGGACAGCGTGGACGATATGCTTGCTGCAATCGGTCTTGGCGAATTGATGAGTATTGTTATCGCACGCCGCCTGCTGGGAGACGCAGACGAGCTGACCGAAACCAGCTCAATTCCGCCAACCTCCAGTAAGAAGCTGTCCATCAAAGGTGCTGACGGTATCCTTCTGACTTACGCTAAGTGTTGCCACCCAATTCCGGGCGACCATATTATTGCGCACGTTTCACCAGGCCGGGGCTTAGTTGTCCACCGTGAAGTGTGTTCGAATGTGCGTGGCTACCAGAAAGAGCCTGATAAATACATGGGTGTAGAGTGGTCTGATGAACACGAGCAGGAATTTATCTCCGAGCTGCAGATCGATATGCACAACCGTCAGGGTGCACTGGCCGAGCTGACCAATGTCATTTCCCGTACCGGTTCAAATATCCACGGTATTGCGACGGAAGAGAAAGATGGACGCCTGTATACCATCACTATCGCTCTGACCACCAAAGACCGTGTGCATCTGGCCGGAATTATGAAGAAAATCCGCGTAATGCCTCACGCACTGAAAGTGCGCAGAAGAAGACCTTAA
- the rpoZ gene encoding DNA-directed RNA polymerase subunit omega, with translation MARVTVQDAVEKVGNRFDLVLIAARRARQMQTGGKDSLVPEENDKPTVIALREIEEGLITKEVLDARERQEQQEQEAAELAAVSSIAHSR, from the coding sequence ATGGCACGCGTAACTGTACAAGACGCAGTTGAAAAAGTTGGCAACCGTTTCGACCTTGTTCTAATTGCGGCACGCCGCGCTCGTCAGATGCAAACTGGCGGTAAAGATTCACTAGTGCCTGAAGAGAACGATAAGCCAACGGTTATCGCTCTTCGTGAAATCGAAGAAGGTTTGATCACTAAGGAAGTTCTTGATGCACGTGAGCGTCAGGAGCAGCAAGAGCAGGAAGCAGCAGAACTAGCAGCAGTAAGCAGCATCGCTCACAGCCGTTAA
- the gmk gene encoding guanylate kinase: MAKGTLYIVSAPSGAGKSSLINALLEKNPTYAMKVSVSHTTRGMRPGEEDGVHYHFIQKEKFEELIEQGVFLEYAEVFGNYYGTSRVWIEETLEKGIDVFLDIDWQGARQIREQMPQAKSVFILPPSNGELERRLNTRGQDSEAVIAKRMSEAKSEMSHYDEYDYVIVNDDFDVSLMDFKAIIRAERLKQDKQAAKYSGMLKALLAE, translated from the coding sequence ATGGCTAAAGGTACTCTTTACATCGTATCTGCACCAAGTGGCGCAGGTAAATCCAGCTTAATCAATGCATTGCTGGAGAAGAACCCGACTTATGCAATGAAGGTTTCTGTTTCTCACACCACTCGCGGTATGCGTCCTGGTGAGGAAGATGGGGTCCACTATCACTTTATTCAGAAAGAGAAGTTTGAAGAGCTGATCGAACAGGGTGTATTCCTTGAGTACGCTGAAGTGTTTGGTAACTACTACGGTACTTCACGTGTATGGATCGAAGAGACTCTGGAAAAAGGCATTGATGTTTTTCTGGATATCGACTGGCAAGGTGCCCGTCAGATTCGTGAACAGATGCCACAGGCGAAAAGCGTATTTATCCTGCCACCATCTAACGGTGAACTGGAACGTCGTCTGAATACCCGTGGTCAGGATAGCGAAGCTGTTATTGCCAAGCGCATGAGCGAAGCAAAATCAGAAATGTCTCATTACGATGAATACGATTATGTCATCGTTAATGATGACTTTGATGTTTCTCTGATGGATTTTAAAGCCATTATCAGGGCAGAACGTCTTAAACAAGATAAACAAGCGGCTAAATACAGCGGCATGTTAAAAGCACTATTGGCTGAATAA
- a CDS encoding ECF-type riboflavin transporter substrate-binding protein produces MNLSAKTVVVIAIGAALYGIGGLPMFGIPVFANTTLKPAMAILALFSVLYGPIVGFLVGFIGHWVTDLFAGWGVWLTWVLGSGIVGLVIGLFPSITKKRLAEGLFETKDFIIFVVLTLVGNVVGYGCSAFLDTVLYAEPFTKVFTQLVIIAAGNSVLIAVVGFFILKSVAKRNQQSRNLTEE; encoded by the coding sequence ATGAACTTGTCAGCAAAAACAGTAGTAGTGATTGCTATTGGTGCGGCTCTGTATGGCATCGGTGGTCTTCCGATGTTTGGTATACCGGTATTTGCGAATACAACGCTAAAACCTGCAATGGCTATTCTGGCTCTGTTCTCTGTGCTTTACGGACCAATTGTCGGCTTTTTGGTTGGTTTTATCGGCCACTGGGTTACTGACCTGTTTGCTGGCTGGGGTGTCTGGCTGACCTGGGTTCTGGGTTCAGGTATTGTTGGTCTGGTTATTGGTCTGTTCCCTTCTATTACCAAGAAACGTCTTGCTGAAGGTCTGTTTGAAACCAAAGACTTTATCATTTTCGTGGTTCTTACTTTGGTAGGTAATGTTGTGGGCTACGGCTGCTCTGCATTTCTGGATACAGTGCTGTATGCAGAACCATTTACTAAGGTGTTCACACAGCTTGTTATCATCGCTGCAGGTAACAGCGTTCTGATTGCTGTTGTTGGCTTCTTTATTCTGAAGTCTGTTGCAAAGCGCAACCAGCAGAGCCGCAACCTGACAGAAGAATAA
- a CDS encoding ABC transporter ATP-binding protein, with protein sequence MTIEFSEFSFQYDSLDKPTLKNINLRIEKGEKVVIVGPSGSGKSTLGQCLNGLIPHSIKGRISGSLKIDGKDTQQFDMNAYTEKVGTVLQDTDNQFVGLSIGEDIAFALENQLVKSIDMYPVVKATAQLVDLENMLEHSPHELSGGQKQRVSLAGILVDEVDVLLFDEPLAALDPKTSKKTIDIIDKLHSDSGKTVVIIEHRLEDVLYRNVDRVILIDGGEIIADMTPDALLSSPLLAKHGIREPLYLSALKAAGCRIQESDSPSRLGNMPVSEYIGPVSEWYCQRTHPVGSAEAGPLLKLNNLSFSYDGEEKALDDVSFQVSKGEMVSILGKNGSGKSTLTKLVMGVIQPDEGSIEINGEDLSELSIFERSQKVGVVMQNPNHMISHHMIFDEVAFGLRNRGYKESVIKEKVLNVLELCGLSKYRNWPVDALSYGQKKRVTIASILVLEPEILILDEPTAGQDYKNYTSIMRFVQKLNKEHGITVIVISHDMHLVLEYTTRSVVISDSCLIADAPMTNVFSDPELLGKANLALTSLYELAVAMNIDDTDAFMQHFIDQEKAA encoded by the coding sequence ATGACGATCGAGTTTTCCGAGTTTTCATTTCAGTATGACTCACTAGACAAACCTACTCTTAAAAATATCAATCTGCGGATTGAGAAAGGTGAGAAGGTTGTCATCGTTGGCCCTAGCGGTAGTGGAAAATCTACCCTGGGGCAATGTCTGAATGGTCTGATCCCTCATTCAATCAAAGGCCGCATATCCGGCAGTCTGAAGATAGACGGCAAGGATACACAGCAGTTTGATATGAATGCCTATACCGAGAAAGTCGGTACGGTATTGCAGGATACAGATAACCAGTTTGTTGGCCTGAGTATCGGTGAAGATATTGCGTTTGCCCTGGAAAACCAGCTGGTCAAAAGTATCGATATGTATCCGGTAGTTAAGGCGACCGCTCAACTGGTGGACCTTGAAAACATGCTGGAGCACTCTCCGCATGAGCTTTCGGGTGGCCAGAAGCAACGTGTCTCCCTGGCTGGCATTTTGGTTGATGAAGTGGATGTTCTGCTTTTTGATGAGCCTCTTGCTGCTTTGGATCCGAAAACCAGTAAGAAAACCATCGACATCATAGATAAGCTGCATTCAGACAGTGGAAAAACGGTCGTTATTATTGAGCATCGTCTCGAGGATGTACTGTACCGCAACGTAGATCGCGTCATATTAATTGATGGTGGCGAAATCATCGCAGATATGACGCCGGATGCACTGCTTTCATCGCCGCTTCTTGCAAAGCATGGGATCAGAGAGCCTCTCTATCTATCTGCTCTTAAGGCTGCCGGATGTCGTATTCAGGAAAGCGATAGCCCGTCCAGACTAGGGAATATGCCGGTTTCGGAATATATCGGGCCGGTATCTGAATGGTATTGCCAGCGCACTCATCCGGTGGGTAGCGCTGAAGCCGGGCCTTTACTGAAACTAAATAACCTGAGCTTCTCCTACGATGGTGAAGAAAAGGCGCTTGATGATGTGAGTTTTCAGGTCAGCAAAGGCGAGATGGTTTCTATTCTCGGCAAGAATGGCTCTGGTAAATCAACCCTGACCAAGCTGGTTATGGGGGTGATTCAGCCAGATGAAGGCTCGATCGAGATTAACGGCGAAGATCTGTCTGAGCTGTCGATCTTTGAGCGCAGCCAGAAGGTGGGCGTGGTAATGCAGAATCCGAATCATATGATCTCGCATCATATGATTTTTGATGAGGTTGCTTTTGGCCTTCGTAACAGAGGCTATAAAGAGTCTGTTATCAAAGAGAAGGTTCTCAACGTTCTTGAGCTATGTGGCTTGAGTAAGTACCGCAACTGGCCTGTGGATGCACTGAGCTATGGTCAGAAGAAACGTGTCACTATCGCCTCAATTCTGGTGCTGGAACCTGAAATACTGATCCTGGATGAGCCGACAGCCGGGCAGGACTACAAAAATTACACTTCAATCATGCGCTTTGTTCAGAAATTGAATAAAGAACATGGCATTACGGTGATTGTTATCTCCCATGATATGCATCTGGTTCTGGAATACACCACCCGCTCTGTTGTTATCTCTGATAGCTGCTTAATCGCAGATGCTCCGATGACAAATGTATTTTCCGACCCGGAATTGCTCGGGAAGGCCAACCTGGCATTAACCAGTTTGTATGAGCTTGCTGTTGCGATGAATATTGATGATACCGATGCCTTTATGCAGCACTTTATTGATCAGGAGAAGGCCGCGTGA